In Kaistella faecalis, a genomic segment contains:
- a CDS encoding NAD(P)-dependent alcohol dehydrogenase: protein MSITQVKAYGTEAKDKDLQEMQIERRDVRPTDIEIDILYCGVCHSDLHTARNDWGGTKYPSVPGHEIIGKITRIGSEVTKFKVGDLAGVGCLVDSCRECESCKKDLEQYCLNGSTGTYNSKDQFLGGHTFGGYSEKVVVDEAFGLLIPENLDLKAVAPLLCAGITTWSPLKHWNVGPGSKVAVVGLGGLGHMAIKLAKGLGAEVTLFSRSPDKIQDALNLGADAVVISTYENEMAAAKGKFDLIIDTVPYDHDINPYITTLNVNGTLVLVGYIGKMDDALFTPSMIMGRRSVAGSVIGGIKETQEMLNFCGEHNILPEIEMINMQDINTAYERMLKSDVRYRFVIDMQSLKG, encoded by the coding sequence ATGAGTATAACGCAGGTAAAAGCTTACGGAACCGAGGCGAAAGATAAAGACTTACAGGAAATGCAGATCGAGCGACGCGATGTGCGGCCAACAGACATTGAAATTGATATTCTGTACTGTGGCGTTTGTCACAGCGACCTACACACCGCAAGAAACGACTGGGGCGGAACTAAATACCCTTCGGTTCCGGGCCATGAAATTATTGGGAAAATCACAAGAATCGGTTCCGAAGTTACCAAATTCAAGGTCGGCGATCTGGCCGGCGTTGGCTGTCTGGTAGATTCGTGCAGAGAATGCGAAAGCTGCAAAAAAGATCTTGAACAGTACTGTTTGAACGGTTCCACTGGAACATACAACAGCAAAGACCAGTTTTTGGGAGGACATACTTTCGGCGGATATTCTGAAAAAGTGGTTGTTGATGAAGCCTTCGGATTACTGATTCCTGAAAACCTCGATCTGAAAGCGGTGGCACCATTGCTTTGCGCAGGAATTACAACTTGGTCTCCGCTGAAACACTGGAATGTAGGTCCCGGTTCGAAAGTGGCCGTTGTAGGTCTGGGCGGTTTGGGTCACATGGCGATTAAACTGGCAAAAGGTCTGGGCGCTGAAGTGACTTTATTCTCGAGAAGCCCCGATAAAATTCAGGATGCTTTAAATTTAGGCGCTGATGCGGTGGTGATTTCCACTTACGAAAACGAAATGGCGGCTGCAAAAGGAAAATTCGATCTGATTATCGACACCGTTCCCTACGATCATGATATCAATCCTTATATAACTACTTTAAATGTGAATGGAACTTTGGTTTTGGTGGGTTATATCGGCAAAATGGATGATGCACTTTTCACTCCATCCATGATTATGGGCAGAAGATCTGTTGCAGGATCTGTAATAGGCGGAATTAAAGAAACTCAGGAAATGCTTAATTTCTGCGGTGAACATAATATTCTTCCGGAAATTGAAATGATTAACATGCAGGACATTAACACGGCTTACGAAAGAATGCTGAAAAGTGATGTGAGATACCGGTTTGTTATCGATATGCAAAGTCTTAAAGGCTAA
- a CDS encoding ectonucleotide pyrophosphatase/phosphodiesterase, with the protein MKRLFLGFFIVLSVLGFSQSDTAQIVVADRKNTPQALTKPYVILISADGFRHDYAKKYNAKNILKLAENGVSAKAVIPSYPSITGPNHYTMITGLYPSHTGFVDNYFYDKKRNDLFGMSMQSKISDGSWLGGMPLWSLAEQQGLLSASLFWVASNSDAGGIRPTYYYDYHEKFTADEKINIVLNWLKLPEEKRPHFITFYFPEVDKNGHLYGSESLELQNAVQFVDDAIGKLIEKVNELQLPNVNFIFVSDHGMIDVDIESTLEIPALLQDKTRFIVNNAQTLLRISVKNESELNQVYRNLKKNKTRDYEVYLTEKFPKRLHYRTTDDRFNRIGQILLVPHAPKIFLEPNARKTPGKHGYNPFKVPEMKASFAASGPAFKKGKRIGQFRNVNIYPMVAEILGLKITEPIDGKNCTAKKVLK; encoded by the coding sequence ATGAAACGTTTATTTTTAGGATTCTTTATCGTGCTGTCTGTGTTAGGATTTTCCCAGAGTGATACGGCACAAATTGTCGTTGCGGACAGGAAAAATACACCGCAGGCACTTACAAAACCTTATGTAATTTTAATCTCAGCCGACGGATTCCGGCATGATTATGCTAAAAAGTATAACGCCAAAAACATCCTGAAACTGGCAGAAAACGGTGTTTCAGCAAAGGCCGTAATTCCCAGTTATCCCTCGATTACAGGACCGAATCACTACACGATGATTACGGGACTTTATCCTTCTCACACCGGTTTTGTTGATAATTATTTCTACGATAAAAAAAGGAATGATCTTTTCGGGATGAGCATGCAGTCAAAAATATCCGACGGGTCCTGGCTCGGCGGCATGCCGCTCTGGAGTCTTGCCGAACAACAGGGACTGCTGTCAGCTTCTTTATTTTGGGTAGCTTCAAACAGCGACGCCGGCGGGATAAGACCTACTTATTATTACGATTATCACGAAAAATTTACAGCGGATGAAAAAATCAATATTGTCCTGAACTGGCTGAAACTTCCCGAAGAAAAAAGACCGCATTTCATTACCTTTTATTTCCCTGAAGTTGATAAAAACGGACATCTGTACGGATCTGAATCTCTGGAATTACAAAATGCTGTACAGTTTGTCGACGACGCTATCGGTAAACTGATTGAGAAAGTAAATGAACTGCAGCTTCCAAATGTGAATTTCATTTTTGTATCAGATCACGGGATGATTGATGTAGATATAGAAAGCACACTTGAAATTCCGGCTCTGCTTCAGGATAAAACCCGTTTCATTGTTAACAATGCACAGACTTTGCTTCGCATTTCGGTAAAAAATGAAAGCGAATTGAATCAGGTTTACCGTAACTTAAAGAAAAATAAAACCAGGGATTACGAAGTCTATCTCACTGAAAAGTTCCCCAAAAGATTACATTACCGCACTACGGATGACAGGTTTAACCGCATCGGTCAGATTTTACTCGTACCTCACGCTCCAAAAATTTTTCTCGAACCTAACGCACGCAAGACGCCAGGCAAACACGGCTATAATCCTTTCAAAGTTCCGGAGATGAAGGCAAGTTTCGCGGCTTCGGGACCGGCTTTCAAAAAAGGGAAGCGAATAGGGCAGTTCCGTAACGTCAATATTTATCCGATGGTAGCCGAAATTCTCGGACTGAAAATCACAGAACCTATCGACGGAAAAAACTGTACGGCAAAGAAAGTCCTTAAATAA